Proteins from a genomic interval of Ptychodera flava strain L36383 chromosome 7, AS_Pfla_20210202, whole genome shotgun sequence:
- the LOC139136339 gene encoding E3 ubiquitin-protein ligase TRIM33-like: MAAKESTLMAEIDENFLLCSICSERYKNAKILPCLHSFCEPCLGKLAEESGNITCPVCRRVHEPADSVADIEDNVFLNELLELFTEQDSEDKSKSKTCDMCEQGEVTKHCVECTFDICDNCARGHSKVRSTKSHRLVSVDEYRTVKSADPASVQPPVYCSIHSEYPVEFYCDTCDTAICLKCTALDHSKPEHQYRCVQVAAKDFAKNLSAVMDKMKVKETEANDSKISVQRVLECLDKVYLRVEESVREHIRKTIEEITRLIQEKGDELLTEVKGEYDKRRVNLTAQLKELDIAENDLTSTREYVEKLMHYGSASQLMSAKKGVDHQTEVLLKVQTQVEPVEDDYMDFQPCDDFCRDKCLGTIALLPQGTSWTLPTSLYGLVKKSRPWSEA, translated from the coding sequence atggcggccaagGAGTCAACACTTATGGCAGAAATCGACGAGAATTTCCTACTATGTAGCATCTGTTCTGAGCGATACAAGAATGCCAAAATTCTACCGTGTCTTCACAGCTTCTGTGAGCCTTGTCTCGGTAAGTTAGCTGAGGAGAGTGGCAACATTACCTGTCCAGTGTGCCGTAGAGTGCATGAACCCGCTGATAGCGTGGCAGATATTGAAGACAATGTCTTCCTGAATGAATTACTCGAACTATTTACCGAACAAGACAGTGAAGACAAGTCGAAGTCGAAAACATGCGATATGTGTGAACAAGGCGAGGTGACAAAACACTGTGTCGAAtgtacctttgatatttgtgaTAACTGTGCTCGAGGACATTCTAAAGTTCGGTCGACAAAATCACATCGCCTTGTGTCTGTTGACGAGTATCGTACAGTAAAGTCAGCTGACCCAGCCTCGGTTCAGCCCCCTGTCTACTGCAGCATTCATTCGGAGTACCCGGTGGAGTTCTACTGCGACACCTGCGACACGGCAATTTGTCTGAAGTGCACTGCATTAGACCATTCGAAACCTGAACACCAGTATCGATGTGTCCAAGTCGCAGCAAAGGATTTCGCCAAAAACTTGTCCGCCGTTATGGacaaaatgaaagtgaaagaaaccGAAGCAAACGACAGTAAAATTTCTGTACAGCGGGTGCTGGAATGCCTAGACAAGGTTTACCTGAGAGTGGAGGAAAGCGTGAGAGAACACATCCGTAAAACCATTGAAGAAATAACTCGTCTGATACAAGAAAAGGGAGATGAACTCCTGacagaggtcaaaggtgaatATGATAAAAGAAGGGTCAACCTGACCGCACAATTGAAAGAACTGGATATTGCTGAGAATGATCTCACAAGTACTCGTGAATATGTTGAGAAGCTGATGCATTATGGGAGCGCTTCACAACTAATGTCTGCAAAGAAGGGAGTTGATCATCAAACAGAAGTATTGCTGAAAGTACAGACACAGGTAGAGCCAGTGGAAGACGACTACATGGACTTTCAACCATGTGACGACTTCTGCAGGGACAAGTGTCTTGGGACAATAGCACTTCTTCCACAAGGTACAAGTTGGACCTTGCCAACCAGTCTGTACGGGTTGGTGAAGAAATCACGGCCATGGTCCGAAGCATGA